One stretch of Zingiber officinale cultivar Zhangliang chromosome 6B, Zo_v1.1, whole genome shotgun sequence DNA includes these proteins:
- the LOC121989563 gene encoding glutamate receptor 2.7-like produces MGRMAQWASMEKRLGFLLFYISCSALFFSFFSCRRRVVLAQDLATARPVDVGVILDLESLTGKRSWTSISMALDDFYAAHGDNKTRVVLHLRDSKASAVGAAEAAVDLMKNVHVSCIVGPLTSTEAAFVVHLGDRARVPVVAFSATSPALRSPFFVRATPSDSVQVPAIAALVRHFAWRQVVLVYTDSEYGTGVVPSLIDALQDAYVRVPYRAVIPAAASDDDLDRELRRLKDMPARVFVVHALPDLGIRIFRLATELGMMTAGYVWIATGGISDVLEMVDKMPMSGIIGVRSYVNRSKEVLNFTNRFRWRFQRDYPAAQVANPSMIQLRAYDTVWAVATAAKKLDPSLMRSSIDRTAQSGNASTDLGRLGVSKTGEALLHAILHTRFQGLTGDFLLVDGQLQPSALEIVNVDGGKLITIGFWTPEEGGTLKQQLNSTNDTDVLNSVVWPGSQTDVPRGWEIPTNGKRLRIGVPLKHGFDQFVKVETDPTTNRTHVSGYCIDVFEAVMHRLPYPVAFDYIPAVNSDESYDNLVYQVYSKNFDAVVGDTTILANRTHFVDFTMPYAESGVSMVVSVEKNNSTGMWIFLQPLTPDLWWAIFAVFVLTGFMLWMIERRNNEFPGTPFQQLGTVFYYVFSIAFFAHAEKLTSNLSRFAVIVFSFVVLVLTSSYTASLTSTLTVRQLQPTVTNVDQLLATGAFVGHQDGSYVVGMLERMGIHASKLRNYSTSDQFAEALAKGSARGGVDAVFDEIPYLKLFLYQHPDDFTMVGPTYKTDGFGFVFPQGSPLVPDISRAILNATEARELALIESKWFGFPKNSTSKSSDRSSSSLALHDFAGLFVITGLVSAAALIIFLARFIYVERNGLQEAASTETTLWRKTVALLKHYHDVEETPSCPTSKRDENGALGGDQIPATGSQSPESISNHSLFSAASGEEGASSSELNSPMAESREAR; encoded by the exons ATGGGTAGAATGGCGCAGTGGGCTTCGATGGAGAAGCGGCTCGgtttccttctcttttatatctCTTGTTCTGCACTATTCTTCAGCTTTTTCTCCTGCCGGCGTCGTGTAGTTTTGGCCCAGGATTTGGCGACGGCGCGGCCGGTCGACGTCGGCGTGATACTTGACCTGGAGAGCCTAACAGGGAAGAGGAGCTGGACCAGCATTTCCATGGCACTCGACGATTTCTATGCTGCCCATGGGGATAACAAGACGAGGGTGGTTCTTCATCTCAGGGATTCAAAGGCAAGCGCGGTTGGAGCAGCAGAAGCAG CGGTTGACTTGATGAAGAACGTTCACGTGTCTTGCATCGTCGGCCCACTGACGTCCACCGAGGCTGCCTTCGTCGTCCACCTCGGCGACCGCGCTCGAGTGCCCGTCGTCGCATTCTCGGCCACTAGCCCCGCCCTTCGCTCCCCATTCTTCGTCCGCGCAACCCCCAGCGACTCGGTGCAGGTCCCCGCCATCGCCGCCCTCGTCCGACACTTCGCCTGGCGCCAAGTCGTCCTCGTCTACACCGACTCAGAGTACGGCACCGGCGTCGTTCCCTCCCTCATCGACGCCCTGCAGGATGCCTACGTCCGCGTTCCCTACCGCGCTGTCATCCCCGCCGCTGCCTCCGATGATGACCTCGACCGCGAACTGCGCCGCCTCAAGGATATGCCCGCGCGGGTCTTTGTCGTCCACGCGCTGCCTGACCTGGGAATCCGCATATTTCGACTGGCGACGGAGCTAGGCATGATGACTGCAGGATACGTGTGGATCGCCACCGGCGGCATCTCCGACGTTCTCGAAATGGTAGACAAAATGCCCATGAGCGGCATCATCGGCGTCCGCTCGTACGTGAACCGGTCCAAGGAAGTACTCAACTTCACGAACCGCTTCCGATGGCGGTTTCAGAGAGACTATCCAGCAGCGCAGGTCGCCAATCCATCAATGATTCAACTGAGGGCGTACGACACGGTGTGGGCGGTGGCGACGGCGGCGAAGAAGCTGGATCCGTCCTTGATGCGCTCGTCCATTGACCGCACCGCGCAATCCGGAAACGCCTCAACCGATTTGGGGCGCCTCGGCGTCAGCAAAACAGGGGAAGCACTTCTGCACGCTATTCTCCACACTCGGTTCCAAGGGCTGACGGGCGATTTCCTGCTTGTTGACGGTCAACTCCAGCCGTCGGCGTTGGAGATAGTCAATGTCGACGGTGGAAAGCTAATCACCATTGGGTTCTGGACGCCGGAGGAAGGCGGAACCCTAAAGCAGCAGCTAAACTCCACCAACGACACCGATGTCCTAAATTCCGTGGTCTGGCCAGGCAGCCAGACCGATGTCCCGAGAGGCTGGGAAATCCCGACAAACGGCAAGAGGCTCCGAATTGGCGTCCCGTTGAAGCACGGTTTCGACCAGTTCGTCAAGGTGGAGACCGATCCGACCACCAATCGAACCCACGTCTCTGGCTACTGCATTGACGTGTTCGAGGCGGTCATGCATCGGCTTCCCTATCCTGTCGCCTTCGACTACATCCCGGCGGTGAATTCCGACGAATCCTACGACAATTTGGTCTACCAAGTCTACTCTAAG AATTTTGACGCGGTGGTCGGCGACACCACCATCCTCGCCAATCGAACTCATTTCGTCGACTTCACGATGCCGTACGCAGAATCGGGGGTGTCGATGGTGGTGTCGGTGGAGAAGAACAATAGCACCGGCATGTGGATCTTCTTGCAGCCGTTGACTCCCGACCTCTGGTGGGCTATCTTCGCCGTATTCGTGCTCACCGGATTCATGCTGTGGATGATCGAGCGCCGCAACAACGAGTTTCCCGGCACGCCGTTCCAGCAACTGGGCACCGTCTTCTACTACGTTTTCTCTATTGCCTTCTTCGCACACG CGGAGAAGTTGACGAGCAACCTGTCGAGGTTCGCGGTGATCGTCTTCTCGTTCGTGGTACTGGTACTGACGTCGAGCTATACGGCGAGCCTGACGTCGACGCTCACTGTGCGGCAGTTGCAACCGACGGTGACGAACGTGGACCAGTTGCTAGCCACCGGTGCGTTCGTTGGCCACCAGGACGGCTCCTACGTGGTCGGGATGCTGGAGAGGATGGGAATCCACGCGAGCAAGCTGAGGAACTACAGCACATCCGATCAGTTCGCGGAGGCCTTGGCGAAAGGCAGCGCCAGGGGAGGCGTCGACGCGGTGTTCGACGAGATACCTTACCTAAAGCTCTTCCTGTACCAACACCCCGATGATTTCACCATGGTCGGCCCAACCTACAAGACCGATGGCTTCGGCTTC GTGTTCCCTCAAGGCTCGCCGCTTGTCCCGGACATATCGAGGGCGATACTGAACGCGACAGAGGCCAGAGAGCTGGCACTCATCGAGTCGAAATGGTTTGGCTTTCCGAAGAACTCCACAAGCAAAAGCAGCGACAGAAGCTCGTCGAGCTTAGCGCTCCATGACTTTGCCGGCCTCTTCGTCATCACCGGCCTCGTCTCGGCGGCGGCTTTGATCATCTTCCTGGCCAGATTCATCTACGTTGAGCGAAATGGGCTGCAGGAAGCGGCTTCGACGGAGACCACTTTGTGGAGGAAGACGGTTGCCTTACTGAAGCACTATCACGACGTGGAAGAAACTCCATCTTGTCCTACGTCGAAGAGGGATGAGAACGGCGCTTTAGGCGGTGATCAAATTCCGGCGACTGGCTCACAGAGTCCGGAGAGCATATCGAATCACTCGCTGTTCAGCGCTGCTTCAGGAGAGGAGGGAGCGTCCTCTTCGGAGCTAAATAGCCCAATGGCAGAGAGCAGGGAAGCAAGATGA